Genomic DNA from Melioribacteraceae bacterium 4301-Me:
TGCAGTTAAGCCAAAGGGACTTTTAATTTATGAGTCGAGCACTATAATTAATTTACCTAAGAGAAAAGACATTGAGATATTACCAATAGAAGCGGCTAATGAAGCAACAAAACTTAAAAATAACAAGGTAATGAACATGATTATATTAGGTGCTTTCTTAAAAAGAAAACCAATTATAAAAGTAGAAAGCGCCTTAGAAGCATTAAAAAAAGTTCTTCCAGAAAGATATCATCACCTTCTTGCATTAAATGAACAAGCTCTAAGAAAGGGTATGGAACTTTCTGAATTGGTGGAAACAGCTGTCACAAGTTAATTGGATGTGATTGCTTTTATTTAATAAAAATCTATAAAAAAGCTCAAAAACGAGCTTTTTTATTATTGTTTAACTTGGTTAATTAATCGATATTAATTAACTTTGGCATTCAAAAAATCATAAAATTTTGGGAGTAAAATGGCAAAAAACGAAGGTATTATTGTCCAAGTTATTGGTCCAGTTGTAGATATTGATTTTGAGGATGGATATTTGCCTAGCATTTATAACGCTATTAAAATTCCAAGAAAAAACCTTGAAGGAGTAGATGAAGAACTAATTGTTGAAGTACAGCAGCATCTTGGCGAAAATCGAGTGCGTACGGTTGCTATG
This window encodes:
- a CDS encoding 2-oxoacid:acceptor oxidoreductase family protein; its protein translation is MTEEIIIAGFGGQGVLSLGQILCYAGVIENKEVSWMPSYGPEMRGGTANCITIISDQKISSPIISKFDTVIALNQPSLDKFESAVKPKGLLIYESSTIINLPKRKDIEILPIEAANEATKLKNNKVMNMIILGAFLKRKPIIKVESALEALKKVLPERYHHLLALNEQALRKGMELSELVETAVTS